DNA sequence from the Methanolobus sp. ZRKC5 genome:
ACTTGATAAGGCTTGTGAGCTACTTGATACCAAACATAAGAAAATAAAGGATATAGAGCATGGTACTGTAACTAAAAAATATATTGACTACATGATTACTGATGTTGTTGCTACTTGGGAAGTCTATGAGAAACTTATTACTGAGTTAGATCTATATCAGATTGATATCCCACTCACAAAAATATTCAGTGCAGCATCTCTTGGAAAACATGCTCTTGATCAATTGGGAGTTCAACCATTCCAAAAGCAAAATCCTCTTTTCTTACCTGATGTACTAGGCAATATCATGACAACTTATTTCGGTGGTGATGTGAGTGCATGTACCGGAAAAAACCAATAAAGACCACAGTACTTGATTTTACAAGCATGTATCCCACTGTAACAATGGAGATGGACCTATGGAAATACATCATAGCCAAAAAATTGAAAATGGCAGATGCAACAGATGAGATCAAATATCTACTCTCACGGGTGTCTCTTAAGTACTTGCAAAATATGGGAAACTGGAATGATTTTGTAGTAATGGTGAAGATCGTACCTAACAAGGACATCCTTCCCGTCAGAATGGATTACAAGGGTAAAAATACAACCTTGAATGTGGGAGTTAACTACTTTTCATCCAAGTCTCCTATGTGGTTTGCTCTTCCCGATGTAATCAGTTCTGTGCTGTTGACAGGTAGAGTTCCAGAGATTATTGAGGCAATTCGTTTTATCCTTTAGGCGTGCAGGATAGTCTTTTAAAATCCACAATCCTGGGTATTGAAGTTGATCCTAAGAAAGATAATCTCATTCAGACCTTTGTTGAAGAGAGGCAGAATATCAAGACAAAAATGAAAAACATGGACAGCGATACCCCTGAACATCGTCATTTTTCAAGTCAGGAAAAAGCAATCAAGATTCTTGTTAATGCCATGAGTTATGGAATATTCATTGAACTTAATCCTGAGGACAAGAAAAGTGATATTGAGGTCTATGGCCTTGACAGTTTTGATACATCTGAGAATAGGTGTGAAAAAGCAGGAAAATACTATCATCCACTGTTAGCTGTAATGATCACTTCAGGCTCACGCCTGTTTTTATCCATGGCTGAAGCCAAGGTAAAGGAGCTTGGTGCATTCCATTATTATATGGATACCGACTCTGTGTTTGTTCCACCTGAGCATGCTCAGGAAATTGTAGATTACTTTCAACCATTGAACCCGTATTCTCTCGATATATCATTGTTGAAACCGGAAAAAGAAGATATGTGGTTCTATGGAATTTGTTCCAAACGATATACCCTTTACAATAAAGATGGGGATAATTTCAGCTTTTATGAGTATGATCGATCCTACAAGCTACATGGTTTAGGCCATTTGACCAATCCCTTTCCTAATGATGATGACGACTGGCATGCTAATATCTGGCTGGATATTCTACATTTGCATTATGGGACGATAAAACCAATAGATATCGAAGAGAAGTATTCTAGTCTCTATGCAATATCAAGCCTTACAATCAGTACAGCCAATGTATTGAATAGATTTAAGAGAATAAATGAAGGTCAGTCTTGGTCTAAACAAATAAAACCATTCAATTTCTGTTTGGTAGGATTTCAGTGCATTAAGGAAGATGGGGAACTAATCAAACTTTTAGCTCCTTTTTCCAAAGACCCTCAAAAGATAGTCTATGAACTATTTTTAGACTACAATACAGGCGAGGGGAAGCAAGGCCCCCATTATTTTAAACCTTTGAATAGGACGATTTTACAGTACGCGGATCATCCTGGATACAAATATGAAGGTGACATCGGGCAGATGAAACGCAGGCATATCTATGCTGATAGTGTTGTTCTAATTGGTAAAGAGGCTAACAATGTTGATGAGCAGTCTTTAGAGATTGGGCAAGCTCAAGTCTTTCTAAATAAGCATGAAATCATGGATAAGATAATGCAACTGGATGTTGAGATGGGGAGAAAAGTAGGTATTGCTTACAGAGGCACCCTGAAGAGGATTCAGGATAAGATTAAGCAAACAGGAGACATAAACCTGAATGCTAGGTTTATGAGAGGAGTTGCGGATAAGCTCACGTGAGAGCTTATTCTTCTTTTTTCTTTATCCTTACTTTTAATTTTAATTTTAATTTTGACAAAAGATTTATGAGTTAAGAACTTTCTACTTTCAGTAGGTGATTTTATTATGGCTACCTATAAGCAAATTCAAAATTGGGTAAAGAACAACTATGGATATTGTGTAAAATCATGTTGGATAGCTCATGCAAAAGAGATATACAATATTCCTGTTAGGCAATCTCCAAACAGATACCATCCAGATGTAAGAACTAATCCATGTCCTGAGGATAAGCTAAACTCCATCAAAACAGCATTTGAGCATTTCGATATGCTTTAAAGGTGTTGATAATAGCCTTTAATAACTTTTTAAAGAATAAGGAGAATAAGAAATGTGCAATCCAAATTGTCCTTGCTGGGACAAGGATATTACTCATCCAAGAAGATGCCCGATTTGCGATTATACGTTTAAAGGGAATGGATGAGACGGAATAGATGCCCATTATAAAGCTAAACACGAAAAAGACACAGGTGAACCCTATAAAGAATGGTGGGCTCGAATGTGCGATGATCATAGAGCTAAGCGAAAATGAAGATTAATTTATTTTTCTTTATCTTTTTGTCTTACAACTTCATCGAGTGTTTTACCATCTTTATCTTTCCAAAGTGTCCATCCATTAGCAGCTCTGCCTAGTACAACTGATGCCGACATGGATGGTGAAGAAAAAGTAAAATCTTCTTGGTAAACATAGACACCATCTTCTTCCTTTACAATTCCCTTTTCTACTAAATTAGCTCTAAATGCCCGTATACTTGGTTGAAGAGACGTTGTTTCTTCTATATTTGATTTTGATCCCTTATTAACAACAAATCCTTCTTCAGTATATTCACCAACTGCGTCTGCATCTTTGCTCTTACAAAAGTATGTATTTTTTTTGCTACGTTTTGTTTGTTCAAAAATAGGATGACCAAGAGTAGCCATTATGATTTTTAATTCATCAAAGAAACGTAAAACAAAATCCCGATCTTGATCCGTTAGAGATGATTTAGTGGGGGTATTACTATTTTCAAGAGTACATTTATTGACTAACTTAGCCTGTTCACAAGCATGATTTTCAAGATACTTGATATGGGCTTTGTTTAAGTTGTTTTTCTCTGAAACAAAACATATAGCTTGATTCCAAAAATCCTTCTTTTTGTGGTGATCATTTAAACGAACTGTTAGTATTTCCGATTCACCAACATACACTTTTGGCTTACCAACTTCGTCTTTTTCACCTATTAGGAAGTATAATCCTGGCTGTTCAAGTTCTGGTCTTTTTAGGCCAGCGTCTAATTTTGCTCGAGGAATGGAAACAGCTTTGACAATGGAATCAAAGAACTCGCATATTTTCACTCCTTGAGGGTTGGCATCTGGCAGATAAATTGAGATTGTTCTTCCTATTGTCACAAATTTGGCCTCAGTATGAATACTGTTATTGGTAAACTTTAGAACATATTCTATTTATACATATAAATAAGTTAATAATGATTATTGCTTTAACTCTATTTTAAGGAGTAAACACATGCTAGAAATAACTGATATTTGTCCTCTTTCATGTTTCACTGATAAACAAACGTTCCATGCTGAATTTGAAAAAGTTAAAAATGGTTCTTCAACAGGAATAAGAATTACAGTGGAAGTAGATGACTATTTTATCAAATATGCACCAGTAGGAAATTATCCAGACAATCCATCTGTAATTATTTGTGGAAAAACTACCTCTGATGGAAGTCATAAACTATTTGTAAAAGCATTAAAAAATGGCAAATCGTTGCATGAAGCCTGCTTATCATCTATTTACGCAAATGATATGCGAGATAATCTCTTCAAATATTTGCATGTCATAGGGTTGTTTGATTACCTAAGCCAAATTATCCCATATTGGGAAACAAATGATCCAAAAACAAAATGGAATGCTATGTTCGACAATTTGGATGATAGTTTAGCTTCCGGAATTCAATTAACTCAAGCATTTAATTGTGCAATACTCCATCCAGTAAAAATAAGTGCTGAACCCCCCAAAAAAGTGTTCAAAAATGTACAAAACGAAATTGGATGCTTTTTCAAGCATTTTAGACTTAGTGATAACTTGAAGTTAATCATTTTTCTTGATACACCTACAAAAGATGGTCGATTTCATCAAATCGATTTTTGGAAAAATGATTCGACTTTATCAAATAAGAATATAAAAATGATTTCTATTACTCATCCATCTAATCAAAATCGAATCATTTTCAATAATCTTGATGATTTAACGCAAATGAAATCAAATAAAACGAACAATGCAATCAAACTATTTAATGAAGCAAAAAGCACAATTGATGATTTGTCAGATGAACTCAAATGAAGTTCATTCACATTTTTTAAATGTTCTATTTTTAGATATTACTTTCTAAATTTCTGAGTATCTTAAATTCAGGATACCTATTACCCCGAACTTTAATGGGGGGATATAGGTAACGTCAAAAAATACCACTCTATAAAGTTTCTATTTTTTGCATTTGACTATACTTTTTTACATGAGAAAACATAGTAATCTCTAAATGTCAATTTTTATTCATTGTAGATATTTATTTAACTTATTAGTTTACTTTATAAGTATAATATATATGATTTCATTATTCTATTCAGAGGTATTTCAATGTTAAGAGTTTTTAATGTGGGTCAAGGAGATTCTTTTGAACTAATACCTAGCGAACACTGCCTATTGAGCGAAACTTCACTACTTATTGATTGTGGACAAGGTTCTAAGAATGTATTTAAAGCTCTTCATAATAAAAAAATAAACCTTGTACTTTCTCATTCTCATACTGATCACATTGGAGGTCTTAGTGGTCTCTTTGACGACAGTAGTTCCGATGTTGAAATCAATGAACTTTGGTTACCTTGTTACAGCGATGAGATAGTTGCAATTGCAAATTTTTTATTATCATTAAAAGGAGTATCCAAAATAAGTTCTCGTTCAAGAGCTGTATTAGAACTGCAGAACACTGTACAAGCTTATCAGCTTTTACAAGGAATACTCAGCACAAAAGGATGCAAAAAAATTAGGCCACTTGGAAAAGGGGTGAAAATATGCAGTCATTTATCAATATTGAATCCACCTTTTGATCCGGATTTAGTACTTCACCTTGAAATCGGAACTTCTGAGAAATATAGGGAAATACAACAAACAAATGACTATGAAAAAATACGAAGTTGGGTTACATCAGAAGATTTTAATAATAAATGGATTTACCTTCTTGCAGAAGGGTGGAACCGTTCAGGACCTAATCTGATAAACAATAATTCTTTGAGTCTTCAACAGAGGATGGATTTTATATATGGATTTATCAGTAAAAATGAATCTTTAATTGATGATTTTGTGCTGTCTGGGGATTCAAGGTATTTTACAAAATTGGCAAATGAATTGAAACTTACATCAAATGATGCAAGTATTGTACTAAAATACAAATCATCTATTTCACATGATGATTTTTCTTGTCTATTGACTGGGGATATAGGCAAAAAAAGATTATCAGATTCACTTTCTGGTTTAAAAGATGAAAAAATCAAGATATTCAAGTTTCCTCATCATGGAAGTAAAAACAGCTTAGACAAAGATGTTTTGAAACGTCTTTCCCCTGAAATAGTTATAATCTCTCATAAAAATGGAATCTTTGGAAGGCAAAAAGATCCTCATCCAAATAAAAAAGTAGTTGAGACTCTTGACAAAATGAATATACTTACAGCTTATACCAATGATGTGATAAAAAACGGGAATATAATTAAGAATAAATCCAAAAGAAAACCACATGAACATGTAGAAATGGTGGATATTTGGTAGACTAATAAAGGACAAATTAATAGGATGTTTATTGATTGCTTACAAAACTTCTAACCAATGATTATGGCAAAAGATAAATTCTTCACAGATTCACGAGCAAACCTACTTGATGACCCCATAGGTTTCTTGCAATCATTCATCATGTTGGCAGTTCCATCAGCGGCTTTTATATGGATTTTAGTAGCTGGCACTTATGCTGAAAATACAGGTCATGGATTTGCAGGGTGGTTGTTATTATCCTTCTATAATCTTGTAGACAAAATCACTTCATTCATAGTTGAAACGTTTATAGAAGTAGTTATATATGCTGTTGTTATAGTGGTTCTTGTGACATCTGTTTTAGCAGCCTTTGGAATAAAAAAGTAATAAAGGATTGCTTGTTACACGTATAGCCTCTCAACCAATCTCTTCCTTGCTGGAGTGAATAAATTAATCTTTTCACCCATTATCAAAGCCTCTCCTATGGTTTTCTTTGTTGTCTGGAAAGTCTTCCTATCAATTCCCCATTCCTCAGCTATCTTTTGAGGTAAATTGATTATTTCCTGTGCAATCCGTTTTTCATCGATGAACAATGAAAACAGACTGAGATTCCATACAACTCGCATTCATTTTCTATCTACTCCTGTAAAGTCAATAGAGGGTAATTGGGTCAGCGGAGTATAGACCAGGTCTCTTAAACTTGTCAAGAATCCTGTTTAGGAGCTGGCAACATGGAGCATAGCGGCAGCCGAGGAAGAAAAGGAAGCGGTGCTTAGTATTCATCAATTCAAAATCATCTTATCAGGCGATCATGTGACAGGCAACAAAACCCATTTTTCTAACGGGAGGGATATTTCATAAGTTAGCAATTATGCTAAGGTATGGTAGCATCTAATTCAATGCTGCAGTAAAAAACACCTTTAGCGTATTTGCTTTTTAGTCTGGTTGTTTGCAGCATGCCGAAAATTATTGAGAACGAAAAACCCACATACGTTAAAACCTTAATAGTCTTTTTATTATGTCCTCGAGATATGCCGGTTTTAATTTAAATCCTATTTTATAGTCATAACGTATACCATTTTTTATAAATACATAGACCTTAAGGCCATTAAATCAAAACTTACATACGCTAAAGGATTTTTTAAGAAATCAAATTCTAAAAATCTGTTTTTTTGTAGATTGAAGCATTGAAACGCCTTATTTCGAAAATTACTTGTACTATCATGAACTAATTCAGTCTCTAGGATTGATGCAGGGTTTACAGCAAGAATTGTTCCGATGGAAAGCATATATTCTTATTAGGAGTGATTTCATATGTTCTTAGTTTTCGTTGCATTTTGATCGATTCAACTAAAACTAAGAACACTTTTATAAATTCAGACTGTCAAAGTTAGGTTAAAGAAAATACTCAATTATTCTCGTTTTGCAAATTGATGAAGTTGTAAGATAAAACTAAAAATAGGAATAAGGGTCTAGTGTCTCTTTTAAACATCATATTCAACAATTTCATCCGGGGTCAGACGAACCGGATTAATCATTGAAGGCTTCTTGAAGTGTGCGTTTTTGTATCTCCTTCACCTTATCCTTGTGTTCATCCGGTACCAATTCCATTATTTCTTCCAATGCCATACGATAGTGTTGAGATGATTGAGCTACGTTAGTGACCATACCATGAAGCTTTTCGTACTTCGCATCCCCATCTTTTCGCAATGTTTCAAGTTCATAGCGCTCGACCTTGTGTTGCGCATTCTGAGCTTTCAATTTTTGGACTTCTTCTTCAAGTTCCTGGTAGTCCTTAGAATCTGCAACAACAAGTTCCTTCTGGACAATCAAATGCGGTACAAATTTGGAATATTGGTTTTTCAACTCCTGAATTTGTATATCAGTGAGTAATTCTGGGGAAAAATAAGCATCTTTCGCACCACCTAAAGTGTGACCCATGAAAAACTCAACCATCTCAGAGTCAAAACCTGCACTTTTCATCGTTGTATTAAAATGGGTTCGCATATTGTGTGACCGGATTTGATTTATTTCACCTTTTTTGGTGTCTAATCCAGAGCTATTGGATATTTTTTCGTATCTTTTTACAAGTGTATCAGGTAATATGCGCCTAATTTCTTCATCGCCCGCTTTTATGCCTTTTTCCTTGTTACCAGTTTCATATGCATTAGAGATTTGTTTACCAATAAAAAGGTAGCTATCAGGAGTCGTACGTTGCTTATGCTTTGTATTTATGAGTGACTTAATTGTTGTAGGTAGTAGCGTATCGCGCCATCTTAGGTATTCGTCAACTGCTCTTGTTGCCTCTGGCGATAAAAAAGTAATGAAACTTTTATCAGTCTTTTCCCTCCGTGTATC
Encoded proteins:
- a CDS encoding site-specific integrase, with protein sequence MELSELKNDTTMDIWNVNIEPAPKYWKVCLVAMKHYTDYAKMTPNEILESAEKEVEDGLKMRNRKINVMLPKFKEYLENANGRNGKLKPSTINTYLKCIRSFYEYHDIQLPKKSRTKKSKQQNNTTKLKAPELEEIQQALTVCDLQDRAIILCGLSSGMGASEITSLKLQTYYDGYDSETLITTIDTRREKTDKSFITFLSPEATRAVDEYLRWRDTLLPTTIKSLINTKHKQRTTPDSYLFIGKQISNAYETGNKEKGIKAGDEEIRRILPDTLVKRYEKISNSSGLDTKKGEINQIRSHNMRTHFNTTMKSAGFDSEMVEFFMGHTLGGAKDAYFSPELLTDIQIQELKNQYSKFVPHLIVQKELVVADSKDYQELEEEVQKLKAQNAQHKVERYELETLRKDGDAKYEKLHGMVTNVAQSSQHYRMALEEIMELVPDEHKDKVKEIQKRTLQEAFND
- a CDS encoding GIY-YIG nuclease family protein produces the protein MTIGRTISIYLPDANPQGVKICEFFDSIVKAVSIPRAKLDAGLKRPELEQPGLYFLIGEKDEVGKPKVYVGESEILTVRLNDHHKKKDFWNQAICFVSEKNNLNKAHIKYLENHACEQAKLVNKCTLENSNTPTKSSLTDQDRDFVLRFFDELKIIMATLGHPIFEQTKRSKKNTYFCKSKDADAVGEYTEEGFVVNKGSKSNIEETTSLQPSIRAFRANLVEKGIVKEEDGVYVYQEDFTFSSPSMSASVVLGRAANGWTLWKDKDGKTLDEVVRQKDKEK